A window of Hymenobacter sp. GOD-10R genomic DNA:
CTTCTCAAAATACGGCCCGTAGTTCTCGTAGCGCTGCTGGATGAAGAAGGGCTTGAGGTAGCCGTCGTGTACGGGCAAAATTTGCCTGGGACGCATTTTCAGGGCGAAATCGGCCACTACTAGCTCCGTGAGAAAAGGCGCGGTGACGGGCAGCAGGAGCATTTCCACCCCCGCAAAGGGCAGCAAATTGTTAGCAAAAGAGTCGGCGGGATTTAGCACCTTGCCATTCACCAGCCAGGCGGTCATTTGCGACAAGAGGCTGTCGAAAATGGCCTCGTGCTGCACCGGAAGGGCCAGCAGCTGAAACACGCCCAAGTCTAGGCGACCTTCCTCGTGGATTTGCACCGTGAGGCCGTGCGCTTTCAGTTCGGTTGCCACCTCGCGGTTAGAGATGATAATGGCCTGGCGCAGGGCCACGATTTTCTGAAGCGCCGTCACATCGAGGTGGTCGGGGTGGTTGTGGGTGATAATGATGACCGATACGTCTTTGAAAACCTCGGGGTGCACCAAGCCTTCGATGAAGGAAAACTTGCCCGGGTCGAAAAGAATCTGTTGGCCGTCGAGTTCGAACAGCAAACAGGAATGAATGTATTTGGTGATGCGCATGGCATTGAAAAAGAGGTTGTTCTAGCTACTCCGGTAGTCCAACTTCCTCCGTGCGCTTTGCCTTATACGGTGTGCAGAATCACGTAGAGCGAGCCGGTTGAAATTACTACCCACAGCAGGATGCCCAGCACGTAGGGCTTGATGCCCACCGAGCGCACCACCTTGGCCGATAGGCCCACGCCGATGAAAAACAGCGTCACCGTGAGGCCGATTTTGGCCAGGTTCACCATCACCGGGCCCAGGGGCTTGGCGGCGGGCACGAAGGTGTTGAGCAGCATGGCGGCGATGAAGCCGAAGATGAAATAGGGAATTTTCACCTTGACGCCCTTCTGCTTGAAAATCATGGCCGTGCCGATGGAAATCGGGATAATCCACAGGGCACGGGCCAGCTTCACGGTGGTGGCCACTTCCAGGGCTTTATTGCCGTAGGCGGCCGCCGCGCCCACCACCGAACTGGTGTCGTGGATGGCAATGGCGCACCAAAGGCCGAACTGGTTCTGGGTCATGGCCAGCGCGTGGCCGATGGGCGGGAAGGCAAATAGGGCCAGCGCGTTGAGCACGAACACCGTGCCCAGGGCCACCGACATTTCCTCGTCCTTTGCCCGCAGCACCGGCCCGATGGCCGCGATGGCCGAGCCCCCGCAGATGGCCGTGCCGCACGAAATCAGATGCACCACGTGCCGGCCCAGCCCCAACCACCGGCCCACCACCAGGCCCAGCAGCAGCGTGCCGAAGATGGACACCACCGTGAAGAGGATGCCCTCCTTGCCGGCCTGCACCGCCGCGTGGGCGTTCATGCCGAAGCCCAGCCCGATAACCGAGAACTGCAGCAGCTTGGCCGTGGCCTTTTTGGTTTGGGTAGTGAAGGGGTTGCCGATGGTCTGGGCCAGCGCCAGGCCCAGGGCCAGGGCAATGGGCGGCGAGGCCCAGGGCGTGAGGCAGAACACGAAGAACAGGACAAACACCACCTGCTTCCCGGTGAAGTCCTGCCCGAAGGCTACGCGGGGCGTGTGCAGGTGGCGGAAGAAGCCGGTGGTTTCGTTGAATTCGGTGGCGGTCGTCTCCGGGGCCAGGGCGAGCGGCGAGTCGGGAACCTGGGGAGTAGCGAGATGAACCGGGAGTGCCATGAGCGGGAGGGATTGGTTTCTGTGGCAAATATACGGGGATCCCTACACCAGGTGTTATCCAATAGTGTTATCCTGCATAACCAAAAGTTATTTGTAGCGTAGCTGCTTTTTGAATTCCCGCCAGTCTTGAGCCGCCCGGATGGTCGCGGCAGCAGTTGTTACGGCACCGGCAGACCTGCGCCATCACCAATCTGCCGTTGGACGAACCACCCGGTTTACCTCCTGCTGTATGAGTACAGCCGCTGCCAGCTGACACCGAATGGTTATCCGGCATCGCCAGCCTTTATTTGGCTCCCTTGAATTGCCCCTGCACGAAGCTCAGAAACCGCTGGGCCGGCCGGGCCAGCACCTGTCCCTGCACCCAGAGTGCCTCGAACTGCCGGGCCAGGTGCAGCCCTTTGATGGGCACGATTTCGAGCAGCCCAGCCGCCAGCTCGCGGTCCAGGGCCCGGCGCGACACGAATCCCAGGGCCGCCGGCGCGGCTTCGAGGTAGCGCTTGATGGCTTCCGTATTGTCCAGGTAAAGGGCTACGGAAAGGCTGCTAAGCTTGATGTGCTGCGCCCGCAGAGCAAATTCGAGGATTTCCAGCGTGCCCGAGCCCCGCTCGCGCAACACCAGCGGGTGGGCCAGCGCCTCGGCCAAGGACAGCGGCGTGGCGGGCGGGGCACCGGGCGCGACGCGGCGCACGGCCACCAACTCGTCGGGCAGCAACAGCTCGTAGTGTAGGTCGTGGCTTTTGGTGCGGCCTTCCACAAAGCCCAAATCCAGCTCGCCGCGTAGTAGGGCATCGGCAATGCGCTCGGAATTGGCGTTCAGGAACGAGAGCTGCACCTGCGGGTAGCGGGCCTGAAAGGCGGGCAGCAACCCCGGCAGCACGTACTGGGCCAGGGTGGTGCTGGCCCCCAGGCGCAGGCGGCCGGCGGCCTCTTCGGGGTCACGCAGGGCTAGGAGCTGGTCTTCGAGCTGCTGCTGGGCGGCGGCGGCGGCATCGGCGTGGGCGTGCAGCAGGCGGCCGGCCTCGGTGAGGCTCACGCGGTTGCCGCGCCGCTCCAACAGGCGCTGGCCGTACTGGGCTTCCAGCTCACGAATGTGCTTGGTGACGGCCGGCTGGCTCACAAACAGCTCCTGCCCGGCCTTGGTAAAGCTCAGATGCCGGGCCACGGTGGCAAATACGCGCAGACGAAAATCGGACATGGCGGCAAGGTAGGCAGTTTGCTATAACCTCGGGGCGGACCCTCCCCGCTCATTTCGGGCACCCATCCGCCCACCCTGCCAACGCCGCTTACCGAACCAGCTTCTCCAGCGCGGCCTTGAACTCGGGGATGTAGTACGCGGCCATGCCGTCGTGGCAGGCGACCACCTGGCCGTCGGGGCCGAGGATGACGGTGGCAAGAATGGAGTTGGAATCGAATGGGGCAAACACTTCGGCTTTTCAGAGGCCGATATAGTACAGCGAGGCGAGGCCCAGCGAAAGCCTGACGAAGCGGATACTACCTTCCCAAGGCGCTGGTTTACGCCGAGGTGCAGCAGGTTGATAGACACGAAGTCGGCGAGAAATTGGTCGGACGCATTTCGGAGTGGCAGACACAGGTGTTTCGGTGCGCCGGGCGGAGCCGTGCCGGCCGCCCCCCTTACCATCTAGACCAAACTCCTTGTCTCTCCCTCAATGGTCTACACTCCGCCGGCGAGGCACGGCGGACGCTGGCGCAGTACCAGAAACGGCTCAAGTTACGGCCAACCAAATGAGTGTAGTAAGGAGGTATAGGGTAACCAGAGCGTGACGCTGACGCAGCAGCATTAGCACAGCTTACTGCCCAACGTCCGTTCTAATTTGGCAAAGGGCGTTTAACCTTTATACCAAACTTTTAACCAAGGCCGACTTTGGCGCTGGGGGCTCTGGGGTGTTTACCAGCAACTGCACGGGCTGCCGGGTGCCCGCCCGCAGGCCTAGCCACTGGCGCAGGCGCTGCTGCTCGGCGGCGGGCAGCGGCGCGCTGGTGCTGAGGCTGACGACCAAGGTCGTATCGGCGGGCAGGGGGCCGGCAGCGGGGCGCACCAGCTGGCCTAGGCCCAGCTGGCGCACGGCAGGGTGCTCTACCTGCACCTCGCGCAGCAGCGTGTTGGCGGCCGGCAGGGCGGGGTTGGCGGGTGCCGCGCTGTCGGGCCGCACCAATAGTTGCTGGAGCTGGGCCAGGCGCGTGTCGTAGCCGGCCAGGGTTTGCTCGTTGCGGCTGCGCACGTCTTCGAGCAGGCTGGTGCGCAGGGCGCGGGCATCGGTCGAGTCGAGGCCGGCTAGGCCCTGGCGCACGGTGAGGCTGGCATCGGCGAGGCGGTACTGGGCCAGGCGGGTGCGAGCGGTGCGCAGTTGGTTGGGTGTGAGGTGCTTGCCAGCCAGCAGCACGTTGATGGTGCGCGGGCTGGCGTCCACGCGGCGCGTGACCACGTAGGTGCCGGGTAGGCTCAGCTGCTCGTCCACAAACTGCTGGGCGTTGTGCATAAACACGGTGCTGCGCACGATGCCCACCGCCAGGTACACGCTGGGGCCGGCCGTGAGCAGCGCCACCGCCCAAATGCCCCGGTTCACCCACCGACCACGCCGGCCGCTGTCGAACTGGTGCTGGGGCAGCGGCAAAATGCGGGCCACTAAAAAGGTGGATACGCTGATAAACACGCAGTTAATAAAGAACAAATACAGCGCCCCAAACAAATAGCTCCAGTGCAGGGTGGCCAGCCCGTAGCCGGCCGTGCACAGCGGCGGCATGAGGGCGGTGGCGATGGCCACGCCAGGCACCACGTTGCCGCGCTCGCGGCGGGTGAAGCCAATGGCCCCGGCCGCCCCGCCAAACAAGGCAATGGCCACGTCCCAGGTGGTGGGCGAGGTGCGGGCCAGCAGCTCGGAGCCGGCATCGGTGAGGGGCGTGAGCTTGAAATACGCCGCCGATACCAGCAGGCTAAGGCTAGCGGCAATCAGCAGGTTTTTCAGGCCCCGCCGTATCAAATCGACTTCCACGGTGGCGGCCCCGAAGCCGATGCCCACAATCGGCCCCATGAGCGGCGAAATAAGCATGGCCCCGATAATGACGGCCGTAGAATTAACATTGAGCCCGACTGACGCGACCAGAATGGCGAAGATGAGCACCCACAGGTTGGTACCCTTGAATACCAGCCCGTCCTCGACATCAGTCATGATTTCGGCCGGGTCAGCCATATCCGATGATAAGTCGAAGTGCGCGCGTAGCCAGCGGAGAGCAGCGAAAGTCATAGAGAGGGAAGCGGGAAAAGAGGGTAGAACAGAGGACCGTAGTGCAGTCTTTCAGGTTGTAAATAAGGAAGCTAAAAGAAGTGATTCGCGCACGCTACTGCTCCAACTTCAGCTAGGCTTACGCAACTGTTGCCAAAAATACCGGCTCCAGTTCAACCGGCGAAATCTAGGGCGTAGTCGTACACCAGGGTAGTAAACTCCTCCACTTTCTGCCTATGCTCTCCTTATTTCACCGTTCCTGGCAGCGCCTACGCGATTCGCTGTGGTTTGTGCCTACCCTGCTCGTTTTAGGTTCGTGCGGGCTGGCCTACGGGCTAATTGAGTTCGATAGCCGCACTTCGTTCGATGGGGGCAAGAAGTTTCCGCTGCTCTTTGGGGTGGGTGCGCAGGGCTCGCGCAGCATGCTCACGGCCGTAGCTGGCTCGATGCTGACGGTAGCGGCACTGGTGTTTTCACTCACGCTGTCCACCATTTCGCAGGTTAGCAGCCAGTACTCGCCCCGGGTGCTGCGCAACTTTATGCGCGACCGAGGCAACCAAGTGGTCATGGGCTACTTCGTGGGCGTATTTGCCTACTGCCTGCTGGTGCTGGGCACCATCCGGGGCACCGACGAGCAGAAATTCGTGCCCAGCACCGCCGTCATGGTCGGGCTAGGCCTGGCGCTAGGCGGCGTGGCAGCCCTCATTTACTTCATCCACCACATCGCCGAATCGCTGCAAACCGACACCATTTTGCAGCGCATCAGCCGCCAAAGCCGGGAGGCCGTTAAGGAACTTTTTCCCGAAAATCTGGGGGAGCCCGCCTCTACCCCGGCCCAGCAAGCCGCCTGGCGCGAGGCCGCCGCCCGGCCCGGCTGGCAGCCCGTGCCCGCTACTAATACAGGCTACGTGCAGCGCATTGAGGCGGACGCGCTGCTGGCCTGGGGCACCGAGCACCGGGCCTGGCTACGGGTAGCCCAGCCCATCGGCGCATTTGTGGGCGAAGGCAACACGTTAGTTAGCTACCAGCTGCAAGCGCCAGCCGCCCCCCTGAGCGAGGCCGACCAGGCAGCCCTGGCCCGCTGCATAGTGCTGGAGTCGCACCGCAGCATCGGGCAGGATGTGGCCTTTGGCGTGCAGCAGCTAGTGGATATTGCCCTCAAAGCCCTTTCGCCCGGCATCAACGATACCACCACGGCCATCATGGCCGTCGACCACCTGGGGCTGCTGGTCCAGCAGCTGGCTGGGCGGCCGTTTCCAGCCACACTCCGCACCACCGAAACGAACGACAACGTGCTGGTGCAGGTGCCGGCCCGCGACTTCGCCGGCTACGTGAAGCTGGCTTTTGACCTGGTGCGCATTAACTCCAAAGGCAATCACGCGCTGTTTCGGCGGCTGCTGCGGGCGCTGGCCCAGGTGGGCGAGGCCGCTCGCACCGCCGAGCGTAAAGTGATTATCGGGGCGCAGGCCCAGCTCCTGCTCCAGCACGCTGATGAAACGCTGGCCACCGACTACGAAAAAGAGGCCGTGCGCGCTACCTATGCTGAGGAGCAAAGCAGGTGGCAGGCATAAGCTTCTGAGGCTGGCGATTAGCGTTGCTAGGGTTGTAGTCTGCTATCCACGTGGGCTAGGTGTCTTGTCCTGAAATGGAATGACAGGTTTTACCAGTTTTGTTGGTTCAGGTAGCCTCCTTTAAGTGAACAACTGGCCGCTTGAGAAAAGGGGCAGTTGGGAGCGGTGGAAGGGCCTGAAAATGGTTCAGTAAAGTTGTACAGTTAGCTGAGTACAAACTTCTTCTCTCTTCGATGAGAAAGGTGTACTATAGAGAAGGGAGATTGGCTAGGCCCGTGTGTTCTCCCATGATCAGAACTCCGGCTTGTAGACTTCACCTAGGCCGGGTGCGCACATCTACTAAGAGAAAGTCTTCGGCGCCAAAGGCCTGACCACTTCTCCAATTTGAACAATTCAATTAAGTAAGAAACATCAACCAGTTACTCGCTTTTACAAGGTGCAACGTATCTCAAAAGTCACAAGCGTGAAGATACACGAACATAGTTTCGTGGGATAAGGTAACAAGACGGTTTGATGGGTAGGTTAGCGAAGATTTTCGGCGGGACCAGCGCGTCGCCGGAAAACGTCGTTTTTAGTAAGCAAGTGGCGGTCAAGTAAAAAGTACCCTTTCGCGTTCAGATAAGCGCCCTTGCTTGTCGTCTCCTCACTCAATGAGTCACTTTCAAGCTGCTTAGTGAGATAATGAGAGTCTTACCGCAATTTTTCGCCCCGTTGTAACTAGCGCCCTAGGATCAGGCGTTCTAGAGCTCGACGGTAATGGCTGTTGCCAATACTATCGAGCTCTAGAACGCCTGATTTTCGTTCAGTAAATGGAATGAGGTCACAGCACTAGGGTGCAGACGAGAATGCTAGCACTAAAGAACAAGTTGCGAGTAGGTTGATAACAGAAGTTTATACTACTGTTCGCTTCTTTCGCGAAGCATTATATAGATAACCAGTTTGGTCGCTTTCTAAGAAGGCATCATCAAGCAGATCAGCTAACAATTTAGCATCCTGCACGCATGACAGGCTGATGTTGCCTGCTGCATCTAAGGGAAGCCGTTTGCTGTGCTTTTGAGCAGTAGCCAACATTTTAGCCAAGCGCCCGGAATCGATGGTGGTGAGTAGGCCCCGGTTGCTAAGCTGAATGAGACGGTTGCGAAACAGAGAGTTTTTGGCGCAGGCTTCGGCTAGGTGCTCCAGGCCGCTAATTCCACTAGTGGCAGTCATAGTGGTAATAATTTCCTCAGCGCGTTGCTGATATTGCTCGTCTAGGCCGGCAATTTGCTCAAACTTATCTTTGTCAAAAATGTAAAACTGATCCTGATGAAACAGGCAGTTGATGTAGCACTCGAAAATGAAGGTAGGTCCCGTGAGCAGGTGTAGCTGGGTATTGGACGTGAAATTTAGTACACGCTTTTTGGCATCAAGGCCCGCGATACGGGAAGATGAGTAGCGCTGGAAGCACCAGAAGGGTGCATGGGCGGGGTCGTCTGGTTGAAATTTGACGCAGTAGGCCCATACCTGAGGGAGAATACTCTCGGCATTATCGCGAGTGAGGCGAGGCTCGTCGGCCCCAGTCTGCTGACTGAGGGAGGCCGATTCACCAGTCATGGTATCAATCAGATTGCGGAAAGCGCCGACATCGCCTTGGCGGGGGCTGCGGAAGACTATACGATTTTCTTCGGCTGGAAATACCTCAAAAGGAGTAAGCTCGTAATTCTGGTCTACAAACGTAGCCATGCGCACGTTCACGCGGTCCAGCACGAAGGTTTGGAGTTCTGCGTCGGCATCAACACGGTAAGGTTGAAAGTCAAACCGATTGTAGGCTCGGCTCCGCACAGGCACTCCTGGCTTTAGCTGGCGCGTTATCAGATAAATCTGAACGTGGCGGGGCTGAAACTGTCGGATGTCAGCTACCAAATCAACTAACCCGTAATCGTCGGGAGTAGGCGTAGCAGAAGGAATTGGCATACAGCGAATAGATTAAACCAAACCAAAATAAAGGCGGGGGCCCACCGGATAGATACGAATCAAATCGTCAGCTTCGAGATAGCGATTGTTGATGATGAGCATTCCGGTTTTCGGCACTGCAGAAGCATCTTTAAAATCAACCTCATACAACGAATAACGCAAAGTAAGCAGCGGGTTGATGAGCAGAAGCGTAGAATGGATGTAAATCTGGTACACTAAGCCAAGTAATAGAACAGTGGCTGCATTCTCGTATAAGGTCTTATAGCTTTGAAATAGGAAGGGAATGATGTAACTACCGATATAGCCAATGGCTTCGCTGTTACGGTTACGCACAGCTACCAGTCGAATGGGGTTGCCGTTGTTTACAGTACGTTGGCGAAGCAGATGTAAAAAGTAGATTAATCCAATTAGACTATTTGCTATCACAATTAGCAAAATTGTTGAGAGCAAATAATTGGTGGCCCAGATTTTTAGCGCAACTAAGTTAAAGCCGCCCCAATGCAGAAAATCAGGATTATCATTGAGCTGTTTAAAGGCGATAAGACCAAAAAGGGGGGCATAAGAGGTCGCAAACAGCGTAAAGCGGAACAGGCCGGAAAGCGAATGCTGACTAGAAGCGGCCATAAGTAATAGAAGGTGAGACGCGTGAAGCTGCGGTATAAGGGTAAGTTAACAAGTATTATCTAAAATAGTTAGTAACTAAGTGTGTCCACTGCGAAAGAATTGCTTAATCGGATCTACTTCTAAGTATCGGTTATAAATAACTGGGTAAAGAACTTCATTCTGAGCGTAGTCGAAGCATGAAGTTCTTTACCCAGTTACTGTATTGCTATTGTCTAGTTAAATGAGTGGGAGGCCCAACTCCTGCAAAAATTGGTTATGCCGACGGGCGGCCTCGGCAGCCTGCTGCTCAATGAGTACCAGCTGCTGGTGCACGGCCTGCAGGTCAATTTCCTCGGAAGCAGTGGCGGTGCTCACGTAGCGCGAGATGTTGAGATTGTAGCCATTCTGGTCAATCTCGGTCATCGGCACGCGGCGGGCGTAGCGGTCTTCTTCACTCCGTTCGCGGTAAGTAGCTACTATTTTGTCGATGTCGGACTGGCGCAAGAAATTCTGGCGCTTGCCTTTCTCGAAGTACTCGCTGGCGTTGATGAAGAGCACGTCGTCGGGCTTCTTACATTTCTTGAGTACCAGGATACAAACGGGGATGCCGGTACTGAAGAACAGGTTGGCGGGTAGGCCGATGACGGTATCAATGTGGCCGTCCTTAAGCAGCTTGGTGCGAATGCGCTCCTCGGCCCCGCCCCGGAATAGCACGCCGTGGGGCAGGATAATGGCCATCGTGCCCTCGGAACTGAGGAAGTGGAAGGCATGCAGTAGGAAAGCAAAGTCGGCAGCCGACTTGGGGGCGAGGCCATAGCTCTTGAAGCGAAAATCTTCGCCTAGGGCGTCGGTGGGCTCCCAGCGATACGAAAAGGGCGGATTGGCCACAATGGCGTCGAACTCCATCTTTCTGGCCGGGTTCCGCTCGTTGAGCAGGTCCCAATCATTTTTGAGGGAGTCGCCGTGGTGAATGTCGAACTCGGTGTCCTTCACACCGTGGAGCAGCATATTCATGCGCGCCAGGTTATAGGTGGTGATGTTCTTTTCCTGGCCATAAATCTTGCCGATGCCGTGCGGGCCCATGTGCTTACGCACGTTGAGCAGCAGCGAGCCTGAGCCACAGGTAATATCCAGCACCCGCTCTAGCTTAGCGCGCTTGCCAGCGGCGGGGTTCTGGCTGTCAAGCACCACGATGTCGGACAGGATGGTGGAGATGGGCTGGGGCGTGTAGAACTCGCCGGCCTTCTTGCCGCCGCCGGCCGCAAACTGGCCGATGAGGTACTCGTAGGCATCGCCCAGGGTGTCAGCATCGGTTGAGAAGTCGCGGATGCCTTCCGAGATTTTCTGAATGACGGTGCAGAGCTTGGCGTTGCGCTCGGCGTAAGTGCGCCCGAGCTTGTCGGAATTGAGGTTGATTTCGGAAAACAGACCCTGGAAGGTGCTGTCGAAAGATTCGTTTTCGATGAACTTGAAGCCTTCGCCGAGGGTCTTCAGCAACTCGTCGTTCTGGGTACGGGCTAGCTCAGCGATGTGGCTCCAGAGGTGCTGGGGCTCAATTACGTAGTGCACGCGGCGGCGCATGAGCTGCTCAAACTCGGGCACATCGGCCGCGTTGGCGGCGTACCATACGGCCAGTGGCGCGCGCTGGTCGCCGGTGGGCAGGGCGGGGTAGTCGGTGCCCAGCTCCTTGCGGGCGGCGGTTTCGTAGTTGTCGGAGAGGTAGCGCAGAAAGAGGAACGACAGCATGTAATCGCGGAAGTCGTCGGCGTTCATCGCGCCCCGCAGTTGGTCGGCAATGGCCCAGAGTGTTTTACCTAATTGTTGGCTTTGTTGTTGGGTACTCATACTTATGTAGTGGCTGCGCTTGCTTCCGGAAAGATTTCCGGATTGAAGCGGTAATTGGCCATGAAGTCGGCCAGAATGCGGCGGAAATATTCCTGGTTTTCGGGCTGCATTTCCCGAGGCTCAAACAGCGAATAGTTGCCGTGGCTCAGGATGTTGATGATGCGGGCGTGCACGATGCCCTCTGGGTCGTCGTTGGTCTGCCGGATGCAGGCCGAAAAGTTGCTGAATCCGTGGAAGCTAGCCGTTTTCTCTAGAATACCGCGCAGGATATTGAAGTGATAGGTGTACAGCTTGCCATCGGGGGCAGTAGCGGCCTGATGCAGGTCGCGGATAAGGGAAACGTGATGAAAGAACGGAGTTTCGGTCGTGTCGCGCACCGTGTAGGAGCCATCGACGGCATTGCGGCTCAGGAAGTACTTGACCGCGCTCTTCAACTCGTTGCACATCACGTTGAAGAAAAGCGTGTGGTGCGAGGAAATGACGGTTTTGAGGGTATGGCTGCCTTTGAGCAATTGGGCTAGGTGGCTTGCCACGGCAATGGCATTGTTGTCATCGAGCGACGAAATAGGGTCATCGATGTAGAGATATTTCACCCAGCTGTAGGGGCCTGCTTCGTCGCCATCAATGGCTAGCTGCGCCACTGCTAGAAAGAAGCACCAGATGAAAATATTTTCCTCGCCCCGGCTGACCTTGATGAAGTCGACGCGCTCCGTGGCCTCCTCCACCCGGACATCGCGGTGAAAGTGGACGAAGCCTCCGTCGTAGTCGATGGTGAAGTCGAAATCGGCGTAGCGCTGCAGGAGTGGGCGGATGCGGTTGTCCATCTCCAGCTCCCGCAGCCCGTTGAAGAAGCGCGACTCGGTGTTCAGCTCTAACCGGCGCTCAGTGTCGTTTTCTAGGTCATTGTGCCAGGAAAACAAGTCTTCTGTAAAGGCATTGAAGTAGAGCGTATCGGCCGATTCGACAGTTTTCCCCAAATCTTTGAACGCCCCCGATAGGCGCGTTTTGCCCGTGCCGTTGTAGGCATACAGCAGCACGTACTTCTTCGTCGCCAGCGTGGCGCGCAGTTGGGTTGCCAGTTCGGTTAGGTTCATGCCTCAGTGGCCGTAAGAGCAGGAAACAGGCCCTGCATTAGGCCTTTTTTGTGGAGTTTGAGTGCTTGTATTTTTTGAGTTTGCGCGGTGATGCGGTCATCGATGGATGAAAGGCACTCAACTATTCTTTCTTGTTCGGCTGGAGATGGAATAAAAACCGGAAATTGCTTTAATTCAGAGGTATCAAGTTTCCCTGCACCAATTCCAGTAGCACTGACTTTACTAAGCAATAAGCTTTCAGATGAAACCAGATAGTATAGCAAATACAATGGAGCAATGCTCTTGTCAAGATGCAAGGCCTTCACATCTTGGTTAAAAGCAACTTCCCTTGCAGTAATTCCCATAGGAATGCGTTTGAAAAGCATACTTCCACGAACAAGTAGAAGCAATACACCTTCGCCTACAATGGCTGCGCCGGCTTTTTTTGCAACGTCTGTTATATATAGCTCTGACTTGTCAATAACATAATCGTGCATTGACGAGGCGCTAACCCAAGGTGTATCTCCGTCCCAATATTCGGGTTTATCTTTAGATGGGGTGCCACCGGAGCTAAATGTTGCAATATCCCCCAACGTCTTCTCTTCCCACTCCTCCGAATCTTGAAACTCCGGAAACCGCACCTTCGGCACCGTTTCTCCTTCGGCGGGAAAGAGTCCCTGCATCAGGCCCCGCTTATGAGCTTGAAGGGCAGCTAGCTTGGCGCTTTGTGCGGTTATAAGGTCGTCGAGGGACGAAAGGGCATCAGCTATTTTTTGCTGTTCGGCTCGTGTTGGAGCAACTGGAACGGGAATCGTTTTAAGTTTTCCTAGTGTAAGCTTAGGAG
This region includes:
- a CDS encoding AAA family ATPase, with product MNLTELATQLRATLATKKYVLLYAYNGTGKTRLSGAFKDLGKTVESADTLYFNAFTEDLFSWHNDLENDTERRLELNTESRFFNGLRELEMDNRIRPLLQRYADFDFTIDYDGGFVHFHRDVRVEEATERVDFIKVSRGEENIFIWCFFLAVAQLAIDGDEAGPYSWVKYLYIDDPISSLDDNNAIAVASHLAQLLKGSHTLKTVISSHHTLFFNVMCNELKSAVKYFLSRNAVDGSYTVRDTTETPFFHHVSLIRDLHQAATAPDGKLYTYHFNILRGILEKTASFHGFSNFSACIRQTNDDPEGIVHARIINILSHGNYSLFEPREMQPENQEYFRRILADFMANYRFNPEIFPEASAATT
- a CDS encoding restriction endonuclease subunit S, whose amino-acid sequence is MSNETKKTALPKLRFPEFRGVGEWEEKALGDVCEVLNNRRKPITGSFREKGQYPYYGASGIVDYVKDFIFDERLLLVGEDGAKWGAFEDTAFIVAGKYWVNNHAHVLRPREINEILLEKYLVKLNLAPYVTGAAPPKLTLGKLKTIPVPVAPTRAEQQKIADALSSLDDLITAQSAKLAALQAHKRGLMQGLFPAEGETVPKVRFPEFQDSEEWEEKTLGDIATFSSGGTPSKDKPEYWDGDTPWVSASSMHDYVIDKSELYITDVAKKAGAAIVGEGVLLLLVRGSMLFKRIPMGITAREVAFNQDVKALHLDKSIAPLYLLYYLVSSESLLLSKVSATGIGAGKLDTSELKQFPVFIPSPAEQERIVECLSSIDDRITAQTQKIQALKLHKKGLMQGLFPALTATEA